One Campylobacter sp. RM16192 genomic region harbors:
- the nifJ gene encoding pyruvate:ferredoxin (flavodoxin) oxidoreductase has product MSKIMKTMDGNEAAAYASYAFTEVAGIYPITPSSPMADYTDAWAATGKKNLFGMPVKVVEMQSEGGAAGTVHGSLQVGALTTTYTASQGLLLKIPNMYKISGQLLPGVIHVSARSIAAQALSIFGDHQDIYACRQTGWAMLASGSVQEVMDIAGVAHLAAIKGRVPFLHFFDGFRTSHEIQKIEVMDYAHFDRLLDKEAVQKFRDEALNPESPKTRGTAQNDDIYFQTRELTNRFYDAVPDIVADYLAEISKITGREYKPFNYYGDPDAERVVIAMGSVTQTLEEVVDHLRANGEKVGIIKVHLYRPFSLKYLFDVMPDSVKKIAVLDRTKEPGSLGEPLYLDIKAAFYGSKTQPIIVGGRYGLSSKDVDPAQMIAVFENLKLDEPKNGFTVGIVDDVTFTSLEVGEKISLSDDSVKECLFYGLGADGTVGANKNSIKIIGDKTDLYAQAYFAYDSKKSGGYTRSHLRFGKNPIRSTYLVSNPHFVACSVAAYLELYEVIDGIRQNGTFLLNSIWDADETIAKIPNRVKRILARKNVNFYIINATKLAHDIGLKNRTNTIMQSAFFKLANIIPFEDAQKYMKEYAHKAYSKKGEAIVEMNYKAIDMGAGELVKVPVDPAWANLSDESDTKEQYIGTDFVEKVVKPINAAKGDSLPVSAFLGYEDGHFESGTTAYEKRGVGVMVPKWIEENCIQCNQCAFVCPHAVIRPFLIDDNELEAAPKTVKDHVLDAKGKELKGLKYKIQVSILDCTGCELCAQNCPSKEKSLVMVPFEEEQEKNEQVNADYLFKNVTYKDDLMSKESVKGSSFAQPLFEFHAACPGCGETPYLGLVTRLFGDHMIVANATGCSSIYGGSAPSTPYTTNKDGHGVAWANSLFEDNAEFGMGMEVATQTIRHRIEDIMLRTKNSVPNALSALYTDWCEFKNDSAKTKEIAKILVPILEQNLEVEGVKEILSLKKYLIRKSQWIIGGDGWAYDIGFGGLDHVLASGENVNVLVLDTEVYSNTGGQSSKSSRAGSIAQFTASGKPAQKKDLGYIAMTYGNIFVAQINSNASQANTIKAILAAEAYDGPSLVIAYSPCIAHGIKGGLSYSGNQAELATKCGYWPTYIYDPRLAKEGKNPLKMTSKEPDWSLYEEFLLNEVRYSALKKTNPEHADALLKKNEDDAKRRYRQLKRLSVADFSDEVEVKEENQTQN; this is encoded by the coding sequence ATGAGTAAAATTATGAAAACTATGGACGGCAACGAGGCGGCTGCGTATGCTTCATACGCCTTTACGGAAGTTGCAGGAATTTATCCGATAACTCCAAGCTCTCCGATGGCTGATTATACCGATGCTTGGGCGGCTACAGGCAAGAAAAATTTATTTGGCATGCCGGTTAAAGTTGTCGAGATGCAAAGCGAAGGCGGAGCCGCAGGAACTGTTCACGGCTCGCTTCAAGTAGGCGCGCTTACTACTACTTACACGGCTTCTCAGGGTCTGCTTTTAAAAATTCCTAATATGTATAAAATTTCAGGCCAGCTACTTCCTGGAGTTATCCACGTAAGTGCTCGCTCTATCGCGGCTCAAGCGCTTTCTATCTTTGGAGATCATCAAGACATCTATGCCTGTCGCCAAACCGGCTGGGCTATGCTTGCAAGCGGTTCGGTTCAAGAGGTTATGGATATTGCGGGTGTTGCTCACCTTGCTGCGATTAAAGGACGGGTGCCGTTTTTACACTTTTTTGACGGGTTTAGAACAAGCCATGAAATTCAAAAAATAGAAGTTATGGACTATGCACATTTTGATAGGCTTCTTGATAAAGAGGCGGTGCAAAAATTTAGAGACGAAGCGCTAAATCCGGAAAGTCCAAAGACCAGAGGAACGGCGCAAAACGATGATATCTACTTTCAAACCAGAGAGCTAACTAACCGCTTTTATGATGCGGTGCCTGATATCGTGGCTGATTATCTGGCTGAAATTTCAAAGATAACAGGGCGCGAATATAAGCCGTTTAACTACTACGGCGATCCTGATGCCGAGCGTGTGGTTATAGCGATGGGCTCGGTTACGCAAACGCTTGAAGAGGTAGTTGATCACTTAAGAGCAAATGGCGAGAAAGTTGGTATTATCAAAGTTCATCTTTATCGTCCGTTTAGCTTAAAATATCTATTTGACGTTATGCCTGATTCGGTTAAGAAAATTGCCGTTTTAGACCGCACAAAAGAGCCGGGCAGCTTGGGCGAACCGCTATATCTTGACATAAAAGCTGCGTTTTACGGAAGCAAGACTCAGCCTATCATAGTTGGCGGTAGATACGGGCTTAGCTCAAAGGATGTCGATCCTGCGCAAATGATCGCGGTATTTGAAAATTTAAAACTTGATGAGCCTAAAAACGGCTTTACCGTAGGAATCGTAGATGACGTAACTTTCACATCTCTTGAAGTGGGCGAGAAAATTTCACTAAGTGACGATAGCGTAAAAGAGTGTCTATTCTACGGACTTGGCGCGGATGGAACCGTTGGAGCCAACAAAAACTCGATTAAGATTATCGGTGATAAGACCGATCTTTACGCGCAGGCTTATTTCGCATACGACAGTAAAAAATCAGGTGGCTACACACGCTCGCATTTAAGATTTGGCAAAAATCCTATCCGATCAACCTATCTTGTCTCAAACCCGCACTTCGTGGCTTGCTCGGTGGCGGCTTATCTTGAGCTTTATGAGGTAATTGACGGCATAAGACAAAATGGAACGTTTCTATTAAACTCAATTTGGGATGCAGATGAAACCATCGCTAAAATTCCAAACAGAGTTAAGAGAATCTTGGCTCGCAAAAATGTAAATTTCTACATCATCAACGCTACAAAGCTAGCTCACGATATCGGGCTTAAGAACCGTACAAATACCATTATGCAATCAGCCTTCTTCAAGCTTGCTAACATCATACCTTTTGAAGATGCTCAAAAATACATGAAAGAATACGCTCACAAAGCTTACTCCAAAAAAGGCGAAGCGATAGTTGAGATGAACTACAAGGCTATCGATATGGGTGCCGGTGAGCTTGTAAAAGTGCCTGTAGATCCTGCTTGGGCAAATTTAAGCGATGAGAGCGATACGAAAGAACAATATATCGGAACCGATTTTGTCGAAAAGGTAGTAAAACCGATAAATGCGGCTAAGGGTGATAGCTTGCCTGTATCGGCGTTTTTGGGCTATGAAGATGGACACTTTGAGTCAGGAACTACGGCTTATGAAAAGCGCGGTGTAGGTGTCATGGTGCCAAAATGGATCGAGGAAAATTGTATCCAATGCAACCAATGTGCCTTCGTATGTCCTCATGCTGTTATACGTCCGTTTTTGATCGATGATAACGAGCTTGAAGCGGCTCCTAAAACTGTAAAAGATCACGTTTTAGACGCAAAAGGCAAGGAGCTAAAAGGGCTAAAATATAAAATTCAAGTTAGTATCCTAGACTGCACAGGATGTGAGCTGTGTGCGCAAAACTGCCCAAGCAAGGAAAAATCCCTTGTAATGGTGCCTTTTGAAGAAGAGCAAGAGAAAAATGAGCAGGTAAACGCGGATTATCTATTTAAAAATGTAACTTATAAAGATGATCTGATGAGCAAAGAAAGCGTTAAAGGCTCAAGCTTCGCTCAGCCTCTTTTTGAGTTCCATGCTGCTTGTCCGGGATGTGGAGAGACGCCTTATCTAGGGCTTGTTACAAGGCTATTTGGTGATCATATGATAGTGGCAAACGCGACAGGTTGTAGCTCGATTTATGGAGGAAGCGCGCCTTCAACTCCATACACTACAAATAAAGACGGGCACGGCGTAGCTTGGGCGAATTCGCTGTTTGAGGATAATGCTGAATTTGGTATGGGCATGGAGGTGGCTACTCAAACTATCCGCCACCGTATAGAAGATATCATGCTTCGCACAAAAAATAGCGTTCCAAACGCACTTAGCGCACTTTATACTGACTGGTGTGAATTTAAAAACGATAGCGCTAAAACTAAAGAGATAGCTAAAATTTTAGTGCCGATTTTAGAGCAAAATTTAGAAGTTGAGGGCGTAAAAGAAATTTTAAGCCTGAAAAAATATCTCATTAGAAAATCTCAATGGATCATTGGCGGTGATGGCTGGGCGTATGATATAGGATTTGGCGGACTTGATCACGTACTTGCAAGCGGAGAAAATGTAAATGTGCTTGTGCTTGATACTGAGGTTTACTCAAATACCGGCGGTCAAAGCTCAAAATCAAGCCGCGCAGGCTCTATCGCGCAATTTACCGCTTCAGGAAAGCCGGCTCAGAAAAAAGACTTAGGCTATATCGCTATGACCTACGGAAACATTTTCGTAGCTCAAATCAACTCAAACGCAAGCCAAGCAAATACGATAAAAGCGATTTTAGCGGCTGAAGCGTATGACGGACCAAGCCTCGTGATAGCCTACTCGCCTTGTATAGCTCACGGTATCAAAGGTGGACTTAGCTACTCTGGCAACCAAGCAGAGCTTGCGACAAAATGCGGCTACTGGCCTACATATATCTATGATCCAAGGCTTGCTAAAGAGGGTAAAAATCCGCTTAAGATGACATCTAAAGAGCCTGACTGGAGCCTTTATGAAGAGTTCTTGCTAAATGAGGTTAGATATAGCGCGCTTAAAAAGACAAATCCAGAGCACGCAGATGCGCTTTTAAAGAAAAATGAAGATGACGCTAAACGTCGATACCGCCAGCTAAAACGCCTATCGGTGGCTGATTTTAGCGATGAGGTTGAAGTTAAAGAAGAAAACCAAACCCAAAACTAA
- a CDS encoding DUF2325 domain-containing protein has translation MSVLVIGADEITPIKAVLKDLGAEKIEHWDARNENRVNRKPIPQDTECVVMLTSFLNHNTMKTIKTQAKKRNIPIVCAKRSVSCVFCEYCKVFGLDKEFKCKSKDC, from the coding sequence ATGTCAGTTTTAGTAATCGGAGCCGACGAGATAACGCCGATAAAAGCGGTTTTGAAAGATTTGGGCGCAGAGAAGATAGAGCACTGGGATGCAAGAAACGAAAACAGAGTAAATCGCAAACCAATCCCTCAAGATACAGAGTGCGTTGTGATGCTAACGAGCTTTTTAAATCACAACACAATGAAGACAATAAAAACTCAAGCCAAAAAACGAAATATCCCGATAGTATGCGCAAAAAGAAGCGTTAGTTGCGTATTTTGCGAATACTGCAAGGTCTTTGGGCTAGACAAGGAATTCAAATGCAAATCAAAAGATTGCTAA
- the fldA gene encoding flavodoxin FldA, which translates to MIGIIFGSSMGNTEEAAKFLSENLGLENELLNVSDCDADKINSFDKLILGTSTWGSGDLQDDWDAFDFEGLELSGKTVAVFGMGDSESYSDEFCNAMGKLYDHVVKQGGKVVGSVSTDGYSFESSESVRGGKFVGLALDADNESDQTEPRILAWIEQIKPNFA; encoded by the coding sequence ATGATAGGAATAATTTTTGGAAGCAGTATGGGAAATACTGAAGAGGCGGCAAAATTTTTGTCTGAAAATTTAGGGCTTGAAAACGAGCTTTTAAACGTAAGCGATTGTGATGCGGATAAGATCAATAGCTTTGATAAGCTCATCCTTGGCACCTCTACTTGGGGGAGTGGCGACTTGCAAGATGATTGGGACGCGTTTGATTTTGAAGGACTTGAGCTTAGTGGTAAGACTGTTGCAGTATTTGGAATGGGCGATAGCGAGAGCTATAGCGATGAGTTTTGCAACGCTATGGGCAAGCTTTACGATCACGTCGTAAAACAAGGTGGAAAGGTCGTAGGTAGCGTATCAACCGACGGATATAGCTTTGAGAGTTCAGAGTCTGTTCGCGGTGGTAAATTTGTAGGACTTGCGCTTGATGCCGACAATGAAAGCGATCAAACAGAGCCAAGAATTCTGGCTTGGATCGAGCAGATAAAACCAAATTTCGCATAA
- a CDS encoding class I SAM-dependent methyltransferase, which produces MAFQNLKWQKFYEKAWKIRAEFMSECLSRGMNGYQAIKELEKKERKYRISITGDEVISWERIKGDPTNVISESINIPIMRLSSIRGNEIIIPFYANFNFVDMLIDIFDETGPYDSIVELGCGYGRNLFELFYRGGSADIPYYGGEFTKSGVELASKLAKATPNMNAKFFHFNHLEPKLDIDFGERVFLFTCHSIEQVMQIPDNWFEVVSKCAKHVRCVHLEPFGFQMHITGPISQKHMEFMVQQGWNVNFTDMLKQASKNKIIEVDGAVLEIGFSQDPFNPGSIAIWHSDRK; this is translated from the coding sequence ATGGCATTTCAGAATTTAAAGTGGCAAAAATTTTATGAAAAAGCCTGGAAAATAAGAGCAGAGTTTATGAGCGAGTGCTTAAGCCGCGGGATGAATGGCTACCAAGCAATTAAAGAGCTTGAAAAGAAAGAGCGTAAATATCGAATATCAATAACAGGTGATGAAGTGATATCATGGGAAAGGATTAAGGGAGATCCTACAAATGTGATATCTGAATCGATTAATATTCCTATAATGCGACTAAGCTCTATTAGGGGTAATGAGATTATAATACCATTTTATGCAAATTTTAACTTTGTCGATATGCTTATCGATATTTTTGATGAGACGGGGCCTTATGATTCTATTGTTGAACTTGGATGTGGATATGGAAGAAATTTGTTTGAACTATTTTATAGAGGCGGATCTGCTGATATCCCGTATTATGGTGGAGAATTTACAAAAAGTGGTGTGGAACTTGCCAGCAAACTGGCTAAAGCAACTCCAAATATGAATGCTAAATTTTTTCATTTTAACCATCTTGAGCCGAAGTTAGATATTGACTTTGGTGAGCGAGTATTTTTATTTACTTGCCACTCTATTGAGCAGGTAATGCAAATTCCAGATAATTGGTTTGAAGTTGTATCTAAATGTGCCAAACACGTTAGATGTGTACATCTTGAACCATTTGGTTTTCAGATGCATATAACGGGTCCTATAAGTCAAAAACATATGGAATTTATGGTGCAGCAAGGCTGGAATGTCAATTTTACAGATATGCTAAAGCAAGCTTCTAAAAACAAGATAATAGAAGTGGATGGTGCAGTATTGGAGATTGGATTTTCTCAAGATCCGTTTAATCCGGGTTCGATTGCTATATGGCATAGTGATAGAAAATAG
- the luxS gene encoding S-ribosylhomocysteine lyase yields the protein MPLLDSFCVDHVKMNAPGVRLAKTMKTPKGDDISVFDLRFCKPNEEILPEKGIHTLEHLFAGFMRDHLNGNGVEIIDISPMGCRTGFYMSLIGTPSEDTVRQAWLASMQDVKNVKNQSEIPELNVYQCGTYKMHSLDEAHSIADKILKSGLGIINNDEIKLDLKAMGL from the coding sequence ATGCCGCTACTTGATAGTTTTTGTGTAGATCACGTAAAGATGAATGCACCCGGAGTTCGCCTAGCTAAAACGATGAAAACGCCAAAAGGCGATGATATAAGCGTATTTGATCTTAGATTTTGCAAGCCAAATGAGGAAATTTTGCCTGAAAAGGGCATCCATACTCTTGAGCACCTCTTTGCAGGATTTATGAGAGATCACCTTAACGGCAACGGAGTTGAGATCATCGATATCTCTCCGATGGGTTGCAGAACTGGCTTTTATATGAGTCTTATCGGCACTCCTAGCGAAGATACAGTAAGACAGGCGTGGCTAGCCTCTATGCAAGATGTTAAAAACGTTAAAAACCAAAGCGAAATCCCAGAGCTAAACGTATATCAATGCGGTACATATAAGATGCACTCGCTTGATGAAGCGCACTCGATAGCCGATAAAATTTTAAAAAGCGGACTTGGCATCATAAACAACGACGAAATCAAACTTGATCTAAAAGCTATGGGTTTGTGA
- a CDS encoding DNA adenine methylase, which translates to MISCAKPENLSENKAFLTEQILTYLGNKRSLLGFIEQGILHAKSELKQDKISCCDMFSGSGIVARFLKQHANFIVANDLELYSKITNECYLANLTPELKAELKTSLAKIKKEIKSELKSGFITELYSPKDEANITPNDRVFYTPYNARYIDTARASIELLDEQLKPFFLAPLLHSASVHANTSGVFKGFYKNKDKIGQFGGEGRNALKRILTPIELKMPVFSNFNVEFEVMQKDANLLASELDKIDLVYLDPPYNQHPYGSNYFMLNLIAKYEHPSEISKVSGIAKNWNRSVYNQRANTAEAFFELIGKLKAKFVLISFNSEGFISKESFDKNLKKFGKVELKEKKYNTFRGSRNLNSRNLHVNELLYILKK; encoded by the coding sequence ATGATTAGCTGTGCAAAGCCTGAAAATTTAAGTGAAAACAAGGCTTTTTTAACCGAGCAAATTTTAACCTATCTTGGTAACAAGCGCTCTTTGCTTGGCTTTATAGAGCAAGGTATACTGCATGCCAAAAGCGAGCTTAAGCAAGATAAAATAAGCTGTTGTGATATGTTTTCGGGCTCTGGAATCGTAGCTAGGTTTTTAAAGCAGCACGCAAATTTTATCGTTGCAAACGACCTTGAGCTGTACTCCAAAATTACCAACGAATGCTACCTTGCAAATTTAACACCTGAGCTTAAAGCTGAGCTTAAAACTAGCCTAGCAAAAATAAAAAAAGAGATAAAAAGCGAGCTTAAAAGCGGTTTTATTACTGAGCTTTACTCGCCAAAAGATGAGGCAAATATAACCCCAAACGATAGAGTTTTTTATACTCCTTATAATGCGCGCTATATCGATACAGCAAGGGCTAGCATTGAGCTTTTGGATGAGCAGCTGAAGCCGTTTTTTCTGGCTCCACTTTTGCACTCTGCTAGCGTACATGCAAATACAAGTGGAGTTTTTAAGGGCTTTTATAAAAACAAAGATAAAATAGGGCAGTTTGGCGGCGAAGGAAGAAATGCATTAAAGAGAATTTTAACTCCTATCGAGCTTAAAATGCCTGTTTTTTCAAATTTCAACGTCGAATTTGAAGTTATGCAAAAGGACGCAAATTTACTGGCTAGTGAGCTTGATAAGATCGATCTAGTCTATCTTGATCCGCCTTATAATCAACACCCTTACGGCTCAAACTACTTCATGCTAAATTTAATCGCCAAATACGAACACCCAAGTGAAATTTCAAAAGTTTCTGGCATAGCTAAAAACTGGAATCGCTCCGTTTATAATCAAAGAGCAAACACAGCTGAAGCGTTTTTTGAGCTGATTGGTAAGTTGAAAGCTAAATTTGTGCTAATTTCTTTTAACTCGGAAGGCTTTATTTCCAAGGAGAGTTTTGATAAAAACCTTAAAAAATTTGGTAAAGTGGAGCTAAAAGAAAAAAAATATAATACATTTCGTGGAAGCAGAAATCTAAACAGTAGAAATTTGCATGTAAACGAACTTCTTTATATACTTAAAAAATAA